The proteins below are encoded in one region of Streptomyces marianii:
- the aspS gene encoding aspartate--tRNA ligase, with protein sequence MHRYRSHTCGELRASDVGTDVRLSGWLHNRRDLGGILFIDLRDHYGLVQLVARPGTPANEALSHLSKESVVRVDGKVSARGTDNVNPDLPTGEIEIEVTDVEVLGSSAQVPFTINTDDGVNEERRLEYRFLDLRRERMHRNIMLRTAVISAIRHKMTALGFNEMATPILTATSPEGARDFLVPSRLNPGKFYALPQAPQQFKQLLMIAGFDRYFQIAPCFRDEDARADRSPGEFYQLDIEMSFVEQEDVFRPVERLMTELFEEFGGGRHVTSPFPRIPFRESMLKYGSDKPDLRAQLELVDISDVFEGSEFKAFAGKHVRALPVPAVQDQPRKFFDQLGEYAVEQGAKGLAWVRVGDDGALSGPIAKFLTEGNVEVLTERLGLKPGHAVFFGAGEFDEVSKIMGAVRVEAARRSGHFEEDVFRFCWIVDFPMYEKDPETGKIDFSHNPFSMPQGGLEALETQDPLDILGWQYDIVCNGVELSSGAIRNHEPDIMFKAFEIAGYDRATVEREFSGMLRAFQYGAPPHGGIAPGVDRIVMLLADEPNIRETIAFPLNQNAQDLLMGAPAEVEEARLKELHIGIYKGPAKPTPYKPTK encoded by the coding sequence ATGCATCGGTACAGGTCCCACACCTGCGGCGAGCTCCGCGCCTCTGACGTCGGCACCGACGTCCGGCTGAGCGGCTGGCTGCACAATCGCCGAGACCTGGGCGGCATCCTCTTCATCGATCTGCGCGACCACTACGGTCTGGTCCAGCTCGTCGCCCGTCCCGGCACCCCGGCCAACGAGGCCCTGAGCCACCTCAGCAAGGAGTCCGTCGTCCGCGTGGACGGCAAGGTCTCCGCCCGTGGCACGGACAACGTCAACCCGGACCTGCCGACCGGCGAGATCGAGATCGAGGTCACCGACGTCGAGGTGCTCGGCTCCTCGGCCCAGGTGCCCTTCACGATCAACACGGACGACGGCGTCAACGAGGAGCGGCGCCTCGAGTACCGCTTCCTGGACCTGCGCCGCGAGCGCATGCACCGCAACATCATGCTGCGCACCGCGGTCATCTCCGCCATCCGGCACAAGATGACCGCGCTCGGCTTCAACGAGATGGCCACCCCGATCCTCACCGCGACCTCCCCCGAGGGCGCCCGTGACTTCCTGGTGCCGTCCCGGCTGAACCCCGGCAAGTTCTACGCCCTGCCGCAGGCGCCGCAGCAGTTCAAGCAGCTGCTGATGATCGCGGGCTTCGACCGCTACTTCCAGATCGCGCCCTGCTTCCGCGACGAGGACGCCCGCGCCGACCGCTCGCCCGGCGAGTTCTACCAGCTCGACATCGAGATGAGCTTCGTCGAGCAGGAGGACGTCTTCCGGCCGGTCGAGAGGCTGATGACCGAGCTGTTCGAGGAGTTCGGCGGCGGCCGCCACGTCACCTCGCCGTTCCCGCGGATCCCGTTCCGCGAGTCGATGCTCAAGTACGGCTCCGACAAGCCGGACCTGCGGGCGCAGCTGGAGCTCGTCGACATCTCCGACGTCTTCGAGGGCTCGGAGTTCAAGGCGTTCGCCGGCAAGCACGTCCGCGCCCTCCCGGTGCCGGCCGTGCAGGACCAGCCGCGGAAGTTCTTCGACCAGCTCGGCGAGTACGCCGTGGAGCAGGGCGCCAAGGGCCTGGCCTGGGTGCGTGTCGGTGACGACGGGGCGCTGTCCGGCCCGATCGCCAAGTTCCTCACCGAGGGGAACGTCGAGGTCCTCACCGAGCGCCTGGGCCTCAAGCCCGGCCACGCGGTGTTCTTCGGCGCGGGCGAGTTCGACGAGGTCTCCAAGATCATGGGTGCGGTGCGGGTCGAGGCCGCGCGCCGCTCCGGTCACTTCGAGGAGGACGTCTTCCGGTTCTGCTGGATCGTCGACTTCCCGATGTACGAGAAGGACCCGGAGACCGGGAAGATCGACTTCTCGCACAACCCCTTCTCCATGCCGCAGGGCGGTCTGGAGGCCCTGGAGACCCAGGACCCGCTGGACATCCTCGGCTGGCAGTACGACATCGTCTGCAACGGCGTCGAGCTGTCGTCGGGTGCCATCCGGAACCACGAGCCCGACATCATGTTCAAGGCCTTCGAGATCGCGGGCTACGACCGTGCGACCGTCGAACGCGAGTTCTCCGGAATGCTCCGCGCCTTCCAGTACGGCGCCCCGCCGCACGGCGGCATCGCCCCCGGCGTCGACCGCATCGTGATGCTGCTGGCCGACGAGCCGAACATCCGCGAGACCATCGCGTTCCCGCTGAACCAGAACGCGCAGGACCTGCTGATGGGCGCCCCCGCGGAGGTCGAGGAAGCCCGCCTGAAGGAGCTGCACATCGGCATCTACAAGGGGCCGGCGAAGCCGACGCCGTACAAGCCCACCAAGTGA
- a CDS encoding ATP-binding SpoIIE family protein phosphatase encodes MRTEDVLAATATGLWRWDNAAGTVSLDAEAARLLGLPGGGGTYTTSAVRSRLHPVDWNEVSGIIGLAVAEGTLAESRVRVVDMEGRVLRTVRSRCRPVVEGDGYHLFGTIQEVPEPQPGTSAHTPVTGDWRRSREAFLLDAGRALAEARSTAEVLRVAASLSMPGFSPDGLAVFGVTADRLKVLGHHGYDEHEAGPLADMPLDTEYPAAEVIRTGRALYVPTPEDYRRRYPTMWPLIEVYGRQSWAFLPLIVAGRTMGTWMAAFSHPVAFTPDERSVLTTVARMLAQALARAGVAESERELSRGLQRSMMPSLGPGIPGMSVAARYVPTGGGLQVGGDWYDLIPLPGGSRAEGAGSGRIALVIGDVQGHDVRAAGLMGQLRTALRAYAAEGHRPDAVLARASRFLAGLHDYTESEAYDDGDPVGGHTAPRFATCLYLECDPATGSIEIARAGHPDPAIRMADGTVILRPTAGGLPLGIDPDSDYPTTQIVLEPGETIMICTDGLLETGGHDLDSGWERIRSVLEEHPEEVGSLEKLADALVQAVHGPASHHTTGPLSDRREDDIAVVLLSRHGRPARRAPRRTVLTVRQAEPERISVARRQMRDLLYDWADHEQIDSAVLMVSEMVTNVLVHTDGDALMVAEAAGEHGCRRLRVEVSDTSDELPHKRRPGELASSGRGLVLMEMLADIWGVDPRGEGKSIWFELYEPGPGEGPPEAVPPGPCVGSPTAS; translated from the coding sequence ATGCGCACCGAGGACGTCCTGGCCGCGACGGCGACCGGCCTGTGGCGCTGGGACAACGCAGCCGGGACCGTGAGCCTCGACGCGGAGGCCGCCCGGCTGCTCGGGCTGCCCGGTGGGGGCGGCACGTACACCACCTCGGCCGTGCGCTCGCGTCTGCACCCCGTCGACTGGAACGAGGTCAGCGGCATCATCGGGCTCGCCGTGGCCGAGGGGACCCTCGCCGAGTCCCGGGTGCGGGTCGTCGACATGGAGGGACGGGTGCTGCGCACCGTGCGCAGCCGGTGCAGGCCGGTGGTCGAGGGCGACGGCTACCACCTCTTCGGCACGATCCAGGAGGTCCCGGAGCCACAGCCGGGCACGAGCGCGCACACCCCGGTCACCGGCGACTGGCGGCGTTCCCGCGAGGCGTTCCTGCTGGACGCGGGCCGGGCGCTGGCCGAGGCGCGGTCCACCGCCGAGGTGCTGCGGGTCGCCGCGTCGCTGTCGATGCCGGGCTTCTCCCCCGACGGTCTCGCCGTCTTCGGCGTCACGGCGGACCGGCTCAAGGTCCTCGGGCACCACGGCTACGACGAGCACGAGGCCGGGCCCCTCGCCGACATGCCGCTCGACACCGAGTACCCGGCCGCCGAGGTCATCCGCACGGGACGGGCCCTCTACGTGCCGACGCCGGAGGACTACCGGCGCCGGTACCCCACGATGTGGCCGCTGATCGAGGTCTACGGCAGGCAGTCGTGGGCCTTCCTGCCACTGATCGTCGCGGGTCGCACGATGGGCACCTGGATGGCCGCGTTCAGCCATCCCGTGGCCTTCACACCCGACGAGCGCTCGGTCCTGACCACGGTGGCCCGGATGCTGGCGCAGGCGCTGGCCCGCGCCGGGGTCGCCGAGAGCGAACGGGAGCTGTCGCGGGGGCTCCAGCGCTCGATGATGCCGTCGCTGGGGCCGGGCATCCCGGGCATGTCGGTGGCGGCCCGGTACGTGCCGACCGGCGGCGGCCTCCAGGTCGGCGGCGACTGGTACGACCTGATCCCGCTGCCCGGCGGCTCGCGTGCCGAAGGAGCGGGCAGCGGGAGGATCGCGCTGGTCATCGGCGACGTCCAGGGCCATGACGTGCGGGCGGCCGGGCTGATGGGGCAGCTGAGGACCGCCCTGCGCGCGTACGCCGCCGAGGGCCACCGCCCCGACGCGGTGCTGGCCCGGGCCTCCCGCTTCCTGGCCGGGCTGCACGACTACACGGAGAGCGAGGCGTACGACGACGGCGATCCCGTGGGCGGCCACACCGCCCCGCGCTTCGCGACCTGCCTCTACCTGGAGTGCGACCCGGCGACCGGCTCGATCGAAATCGCCCGGGCGGGGCACCCCGATCCGGCGATCAGGATGGCCGACGGCACGGTGATCCTGCGGCCCACGGCCGGCGGTCTGCCGCTGGGTATCGACCCGGACTCCGACTACCCGACGACGCAGATCGTGCTGGAGCCCGGTGAGACGATCATGATCTGCACGGACGGGCTGCTGGAGACCGGCGGGCACGACCTGGACAGCGGTTGGGAACGGATCCGGTCCGTGCTGGAGGAGCACCCGGAAGAGGTCGGCTCGCTGGAGAAGCTCGCGGACGCTCTGGTGCAGGCCGTGCACGGGCCGGCCTCGCACCACACCACGGGTCCGCTGTCGGACCGCCGCGAGGACGACATCGCGGTCGTGCTGCTGTCCCGGCACGGCAGGCCCGCCCGCCGGGCCCCGCGGCGCACGGTCCTGACCGTCCGCCAGGCCGAGCCGGAGCGGATCTCGGTGGCGCGGCGGCAGATGCGGGACCTGCTGTACGACTGGGCCGACCACGAGCAGATCGACTCGGCGGTGCTGATGGTCTCCGAGATGGTCACCAATGTGCTGGTGCACACCGACGGGGACGCGCTGATGGTGGCGGAGGCGGCCGGGGAGCACGGCTGCCGGCGGTTGCGGGTCGAGGTCTCGGACACCAGCGACGAACTGCCGCACAAGCGGCGCCCGGGCGAGCTGGCGTCGTCCGGGCGGGGCCTGGTGCTGATGGAGATGCTCGCCGACATCTGGGGCGTGGACCCGAGGGGCGAGGGCAAGTCGATCTGGTTCGAGCTCTACGAGCCCGGTCCGGGGGAAGGACCCCCGGAGGCGGTCCCGCCGGGGCCGTGCGTGGGCTCGCCGACGGCTTCGTAG
- a CDS encoding AI-2E family transporter yields the protein MPPPQTLLPRPVQRLAAWCAVALLVAGVAAVGVWLIVEFKTAVTPLLLALLGTALLGPLHRRLIRMKVRRSLAAGITCAAVVAVVGGAMYIVVNALIESGDQIVASLKRAADGLARHFGAAGTSLDDLATNSKELLSRFGGTAASEVISGISVVGEMIAIAVVALLLIFFFLRDSDRAVATLRSLVPQSTGDMAEAMGRRAFEAVEGFMRGTTFIALIDAVCITVGLLVLRVPGAVGLGALVFVFAYIPYLGAFLSGSMAVLVALADRGFVIALWALGVVLAVQVLEGHVLQPMIQSRTVQMHPAVVMLAITAGAGIAGILGMLLAVPLTAAAFGIVGELRSRYEAVGEPTHGPGGTASGGPSPGPGS from the coding sequence GTGCCGCCGCCGCAGACCCTTCTCCCCCGGCCCGTGCAGCGTCTCGCCGCCTGGTGCGCCGTCGCGCTGCTCGTCGCGGGGGTCGCCGCCGTCGGCGTGTGGCTGATCGTCGAGTTCAAGACCGCCGTCACCCCCCTGCTGCTCGCGCTGCTGGGCACCGCGCTGCTCGGTCCGCTGCACCGTCGCCTGATCAGGATGAAGGTCCGGCGCTCCCTCGCTGCCGGGATCACCTGTGCGGCCGTCGTCGCGGTCGTCGGCGGAGCCATGTACATCGTGGTCAACGCGCTGATCGAGTCCGGGGACCAGATCGTCGCCTCCCTCAAGCGGGCCGCCGACGGCCTTGCCAGGCACTTCGGCGCCGCCGGCACCTCGCTCGACGACCTGGCCACCAACTCCAAGGAGTTGCTCTCCAGGTTCGGCGGGACGGCCGCGTCCGAGGTGATCTCCGGGATCAGCGTCGTGGGCGAGATGATCGCCATCGCGGTCGTGGCCCTGCTGCTGATCTTCTTCTTCCTCCGCGACTCCGACCGCGCGGTCGCCACCCTGCGTTCCCTCGTCCCGCAGTCCACCGGGGACATGGCGGAGGCGATGGGGCGGCGGGCCTTCGAGGCCGTCGAGGGCTTCATGCGGGGCACCACGTTCATCGCCCTGATCGACGCCGTCTGCATCACCGTGGGCCTGCTGGTCCTGCGGGTGCCCGGGGCGGTCGGTCTGGGCGCCCTCGTCTTCGTCTTCGCCTACATCCCCTATCTGGGGGCCTTCCTCTCCGGTTCGATGGCCGTGCTCGTGGCGCTCGCCGACCGGGGTTTCGTGATCGCGCTCTGGGCGCTCGGCGTCGTCCTCGCCGTTCAGGTACTGGAGGGCCACGTCCTGCAGCCAATGATCCAGAGCCGCACGGTCCAGATGCATCCGGCCGTCGTGATGCTGGCGATCACCGCGGGCGCGGGCATCGCCGGGATCCTCGGGATGCTCTTGGCCGTGCCGCTGACGGCCGCCGCGTTCGGGATCGTCGGGGAGCTGCGCAGCCGCTACGAAGCCGTCGGCGAGCCCACGCACGGCCCCGGCGGGACCGCCTCCGGGGGTCCTTCCCCCGGACCGGGCTCGTAG
- the metG gene encoding methionine--tRNA ligase: MAATGSEKQGTSEGVKAFYVSTPIYYVNDAPHLGHAYTTVAGDVLTRWHRQRGEKVWYLTGTDEHGQKIMRTAEANGVTPQEWCDKLVEEAWKPLWEHLEIANDDFIRTTERRHTDRVQEFVQDLYDKDEIYKGGYEGPYCVGCEEYKLPGELLDGEGDLAGEQLCPVHKKPVEILKEENYFFKLSEYGPKLLEFYEANPGFIQPASARNEVVNFVKQGLQDLSISRSTFDWGIPIPWDEKHVIYVWVDALLNYATAVGYNENPAKFADTFPADVHLVGKDILRFHAIIWPAMLMAQGLPVPGRVAANGWLMVGGEKMSKSNLTGIKPQDLTSHFGVDAYRWYFLRAIAFGQDGSFSWEDFSARYTSELANDYGNLASRVAAMVGKYFGGSLPEATANGEAEKAVQEGLAKAVAEADRRIGEELDFQGGILAVFDFVKQVNGYITEQEPWKVAKTAFDHAADAAGSEEGRARLATILYTAAESLRAVAVLLNPVMPDTSQKLWDSLGAEASLGALAAQRVQDAAEWGGLPAGSTVTKGAVLFPRLEEPNKA; encoded by the coding sequence ATGGCGGCCACTGGATCCGAGAAGCAGGGGACGAGCGAAGGCGTGAAGGCCTTTTACGTATCGACCCCCATCTACTACGTCAACGACGCTCCTCACCTGGGCCACGCCTACACGACCGTCGCAGGCGACGTGCTCACGCGCTGGCACCGTCAGCGCGGCGAGAAGGTGTGGTATCTCACCGGCACGGACGAGCACGGTCAGAAGATCATGCGCACCGCGGAGGCGAACGGCGTCACCCCGCAGGAGTGGTGCGACAAGCTCGTGGAGGAGGCGTGGAAGCCCCTCTGGGAGCACCTGGAGATCGCGAACGACGACTTCATCCGCACGACCGAGCGCCGGCACACCGACCGCGTCCAGGAGTTCGTGCAGGACCTGTACGACAAGGACGAGATCTACAAGGGCGGGTACGAAGGCCCGTACTGCGTGGGCTGTGAGGAGTACAAGCTCCCCGGCGAGCTGCTGGACGGCGAGGGGGACCTCGCCGGCGAGCAACTGTGCCCCGTGCACAAGAAGCCGGTGGAGATCCTCAAGGAGGAGAACTACTTCTTCAAACTCAGCGAGTACGGCCCGAAGCTGCTGGAGTTCTACGAGGCCAACCCCGGCTTCATCCAGCCCGCGTCCGCCCGCAACGAGGTCGTGAACTTCGTCAAGCAGGGGCTGCAGGACCTGTCGATCTCCCGATCGACGTTCGACTGGGGCATCCCGATCCCGTGGGACGAGAAGCACGTCATCTACGTGTGGGTCGACGCCCTGCTGAACTACGCGACGGCGGTCGGCTACAACGAGAACCCGGCGAAGTTCGCGGACACCTTCCCCGCCGACGTCCACCTCGTCGGCAAGGACATCCTCCGCTTCCACGCGATCATCTGGCCCGCGATGCTCATGGCGCAGGGCCTCCCGGTGCCCGGCAGGGTCGCGGCCAACGGCTGGCTGATGGTCGGCGGCGAGAAGATGTCGAAGTCGAACCTGACCGGCATCAAGCCCCAGGACCTGACCTCGCACTTCGGCGTGGACGCGTACCGCTGGTACTTCCTGCGCGCGATCGCGTTCGGCCAGGACGGCTCGTTCTCGTGGGAGGACTTCTCCGCCCGCTACACGAGCGAGCTCGCCAACGACTACGGCAACCTCGCATCGCGGGTCGCCGCGATGGTGGGCAAGTACTTCGGCGGCTCGCTGCCCGAGGCCACCGCGAACGGCGAGGCCGAGAAGGCGGTCCAGGAGGGCCTGGCCAAGGCCGTGGCCGAGGCCGACCGAAGGATCGGCGAGGAGCTGGACTTCCAGGGCGGCATCCTGGCGGTCTTCGACTTCGTGAAGCAGGTCAACGGCTACATCACGGAGCAGGAGCCGTGGAAGGTCGCCAAGACTGCATTTGATCATGCTGCTGACGCAGCGGGCTCCGAGGAGGGCCGCGCCCGCCTCGCGACCATCCTCTACACGGCGGCCGAGTCGTTGCGGGCCGTGGCCGTGCTGCTGAACCCGGTCATGCCGGACACCTCGCAGAAGCTGTGGGACTCCCTGGGCGCGGAGGCGTCGCTGGGCGCCCTGGCCGCCCAGCGGGTCCAGGACGCCGCGGAGTGGGGCGGGCTGCCGGCCGGCTCGACGGTGACGAAGGGCGCGGTGCTCTTCCCGCGTCTCGAGGAGCCCAACAAGGCCTGA
- a CDS encoding pirin family protein has product MPAVTVENPLTLPRVSAADGAVQRPVLAVTTAPQGYEGEGFPVRRAFAGINYKHLDPFIMMDQMGEVEYQPGEPKGTPWHPHRGFETVTYIIDGIFDHQDSNGGGGTITNGDTQWMTAGSGLLHIEAPPEHLVMSGGLFHGLQLWVNLPAKDKMMPPRYQDIRGGNVQLLTTPDGGALLRVIAGELDGHEGPGITHTPITMIHATLAPGAEATLPWREDFNGLAYVLAGRGSVGAERRPVHPGQTAVFGSGSSLTVRADEKQDSHTPDLEVVLLGGRPIREPMAHYGPFVMNTREELQQAFEDFQKGRLGTIPAVHGM; this is encoded by the coding sequence ATGCCTGCAGTGACTGTCGAGAACCCGCTCACCCTGCCGCGCGTCTCCGCGGCCGACGGCGCCGTCCAGCGGCCCGTGCTCGCCGTGACCACGGCGCCCCAGGGATACGAGGGGGAGGGTTTCCCGGTGCGCCGCGCGTTCGCCGGGATCAACTACAAGCACCTCGACCCGTTCATCATGATGGACCAGATGGGCGAGGTGGAGTATCAGCCCGGGGAGCCGAAAGGGACCCCGTGGCATCCGCACCGCGGCTTCGAGACTGTCACCTACATCATCGACGGCATCTTCGACCACCAGGACTCCAACGGCGGTGGCGGCACCATCACCAACGGCGACACCCAGTGGATGACGGCCGGCTCGGGCCTGCTCCACATCGAGGCGCCACCGGAGCACCTCGTCATGTCTGGCGGTCTCTTCCACGGCCTCCAGCTGTGGGTCAACCTCCCGGCCAAGGACAAGATGATGCCTCCGCGCTACCAGGACATCCGCGGCGGCAACGTCCAGCTACTGACCACGCCCGACGGCGGCGCGCTGCTGCGGGTCATCGCCGGTGAGCTGGACGGCCACGAGGGGCCTGGCATCACGCACACGCCGATCACGATGATCCACGCGACGCTGGCGCCGGGCGCGGAGGCCACACTGCCGTGGCGGGAGGACTTCAACGGCCTGGCCTACGTCCTCGCGGGCCGGGGCTCGGTCGGTGCGGAGCGGCGTCCGGTCCACCCGGGGCAGACGGCCGTCTTCGGTAGCGGCTCGTCGCTGACCGTCCGTGCGGACGAGAAGCAGGACTCCCACACGCCGGACCTGGAGGTCGTCCTCCTCGGCGGCCGGCCCATCCGTGAGCCCATGGCCCACTACGGCCCGTTCGTCATGAACACCCGCGAGGAACTCCAGCAGGCGTTCGAGGACTTCCAGAAGGGGCGCCTCGGCACCATCCCGGCCGTCCACGGGATGTGA
- a CDS encoding acyl-CoA dehydrogenase, translated as MGHYKSNLRDIEFNLFEVLGRDKLYGTGPFAEMDVETAKSILDEIARLAENDLAESFADADRNPPVFDPETNTAPVPASFKKSYKAFMDSEYWRLGLPEEIGGTTAPRSLVWSYAELLLGSNPAIWMYSSGPAFAGILHDEGNEAQKKIARIAVEKQWGSTMVLTEPDAGSDVGAGRTKAIQQDDGSWHIEGVKRFITSGEHDMEENILHYVLARPEGHGPGTKGLSLFLVPKFHFDWETGELGERNGVYATNVEHKMGLKASNTCEMTFGDKHPAKGWLIGDKHDGIRQMFMIIEFARMMVGTKAISTLSTGYLNALEYAKERVQGPDLANFMDKTAPKVTITHHPDVRRSLMTQKAYAEGMRSLVLYTAAVQDEIAFKESTGEDAKSLHGLNDLLLPIVKGYGSEKAYEQLAQSLQIFGGSGYLQEYPIEQYIRDAKIDTLYEGTTAIQGQDYFFRKIVRDQGASLNLLAEEIKKFLAVGTGGDELNGARDALAKAAVDLEAIVGRMLTDLTATGEDVKNIYKVGLNTTRLLLASGDVVVGYLLLRGAAVAAEKLETASAKDKAFYQGKIAAAKFFAANVLPGVSLAREIAEGVDNDLMELDEAAF; from the coding sequence ATGGGGCACTACAAGTCGAATCTCCGCGACATCGAGTTCAACCTCTTCGAGGTCCTCGGGCGCGACAAGCTGTACGGCACGGGCCCGTTCGCGGAGATGGACGTCGAGACCGCCAAGAGCATCCTCGACGAGATCGCCCGCCTCGCGGAGAACGACCTCGCCGAGTCCTTCGCCGACGCCGACCGCAACCCGCCGGTCTTCGACCCCGAGACCAACACCGCCCCGGTGCCCGCGAGCTTCAAGAAGAGCTACAAGGCATTCATGGACTCCGAGTACTGGCGCCTCGGCCTCCCCGAGGAGATCGGCGGCACCACCGCGCCGCGCTCCCTCGTCTGGTCGTACGCCGAGCTGCTCCTCGGCTCGAACCCGGCGATATGGATGTACTCCTCGGGCCCGGCGTTCGCCGGCATCCTCCACGACGAGGGCAACGAGGCCCAGAAGAAGATCGCCCGGATCGCGGTCGAGAAGCAGTGGGGCTCCACCATGGTGCTCACCGAGCCCGACGCGGGCTCGGACGTGGGCGCCGGCCGCACCAAGGCGATCCAGCAGGACGACGGCTCCTGGCACATCGAGGGCGTGAAGCGCTTCATCACCTCCGGTGAGCACGACATGGAGGAGAACATCCTCCACTACGTCCTCGCCCGCCCCGAGGGCCACGGCCCCGGCACCAAGGGCCTGTCCCTCTTCCTCGTACCGAAGTTCCACTTCGACTGGGAGACCGGCGAGCTGGGCGAGCGCAACGGCGTCTACGCCACCAACGTCGAGCACAAGATGGGCCTCAAGGCGTCCAACACGTGCGAGATGACCTTCGGCGACAAGCACCCCGCGAAGGGCTGGCTGATCGGCGACAAGCACGACGGCATCCGCCAGATGTTCATGATCATCGAGTTCGCCCGCATGATGGTCGGCACGAAGGCGATCTCCACGCTGTCGACGGGCTACCTCAACGCGCTGGAGTACGCCAAGGAGCGCGTCCAGGGCCCCGACCTGGCGAACTTCATGGACAAGACCGCGCCCAAGGTCACCATCACCCACCACCCCGACGTGCGCCGCTCGCTCATGACGCAGAAGGCGTACGCGGAGGGCATGCGCTCCCTCGTCCTCTACACCGCCGCGGTGCAGGACGAGATCGCGTTCAAGGAGTCCACGGGCGAGGACGCCAAGTCCCTGCACGGCCTGAACGACCTGCTGCTGCCGATCGTGAAGGGCTACGGCTCCGAGAAGGCGTACGAGCAGCTCGCCCAGTCGCTGCAGATCTTCGGCGGCTCCGGGTACCTGCAGGAGTACCCGATCGAGCAGTACATCCGCGACGCCAAGATCGACACCCTGTACGAGGGCACCACGGCGATCCAGGGCCAGGACTACTTCTTCCGGAAGATCGTCCGTGACCAGGGCGCATCGCTGAACCTGCTGGCCGAGGAGATCAAGAAGTTCCTCGCGGTCGGCACCGGCGGCGACGAGCTGAACGGCGCCCGGGACGCCCTCGCCAAGGCCGCCGTGGACCTGGAGGCGATCGTCGGCCGGATGCTCACCGACCTCACCGCCACCGGCGAGGACGTCAAGAACATCTACAAGGTCGGCCTCAACACCACCCGCCTGCTGCTCGCCTCCGGCGACGTCGTCGTCGGCTACCTGCTGCTGCGCGGTGCGGCCGTCGCCGCCGAGAAGCTGGAGACCGCCTCCGCCAAGGACAAGGCGTTCTACCAGGGCAAGATCGCGGCCGCGAAGTTCTTCGCCGCCAACGTCCTGCCGGGCGTCTCGCTCGCCCGCGAGATCGCCGAGGGCGTCGACAACGACCTGATGGAGCTGGACGAGGCGGCCTTCTAG
- a CDS encoding SseB family protein — protein MYGYDQTPGGQQHYGPPPQQPMSGAGMPGAGMPGAGYGEQPLYPEPSPPSLADAVRAFTTGSLSAEDFQQVFATSKVYCPRGDNPGFLALHNTQQPVIPMFSSLKELRRYAGKESKYFVITGAEVIDLLPTGYGFVLDMEGEHRMVFDAKAVEQMVDFAMRRMYG, from the coding sequence ATGTACGGCTACGACCAGACCCCCGGCGGTCAGCAGCACTACGGCCCCCCGCCGCAGCAGCCGATGTCGGGCGCGGGTATGCCCGGTGCCGGGATGCCCGGAGCGGGCTACGGTGAGCAGCCGCTGTACCCCGAGCCGTCGCCGCCTTCGCTCGCCGACGCGGTGCGGGCCTTCACGACGGGGTCGCTCTCCGCGGAGGACTTCCAGCAGGTCTTCGCGACGTCGAAGGTGTACTGCCCGCGTGGGGACAATCCCGGCTTCCTGGCGCTGCACAACACGCAGCAGCCGGTGATCCCGATGTTCAGCTCGCTCAAGGAGCTGCGCCGCTACGCGGGCAAGGAGTCCAAGTACTTCGTGATCACCGGCGCCGAGGTGATCGACCTGCTGCCCACCGGGTACGGCTTCGTCCTCGACATGGAGGGCGAGCATCGGATGGTCTTCGACGCGAAGGCCGTCGAGCAGATGGTCGACTTCGCGATGCGGCGCATGTACGGGTAG